TCTTGGTTCCAATCGTTTGAACAGGCGCCTCCACAACCTTGAAAACAGACAAATGTTTCATTTGTGTCACTCTTGGAAAACATACGTGTACAGTGCCTTGCAAAAGTATACATAACCCTTgtgtttttcaatgtttttgcacAGAACACACAATATATTTCAAGTGAAACAGTCAAACATCAGTTCAGTTTTAATTCAAGTACAAAGGCACATTTGGAAGAtacaaaactgaaaaacatCTTTACAAGTCAGTCcagagaacaaaaacaaaaacaaacaaaaaaaaaaaacgtaaaaaaagtccagagaataaaaatacacaatatttcAGAATAATTTTAAACGTTGCCTTGACACAGCTCAGAACAAAATCCCCATCATGCAGTCAGTGTTGGTCAGTGCACACCCAGTGAGGCAGACCGTGAAGAAACAAATCGTTGCTGTCCTGTGAGAAATACttatccatttgtttttttgtttcctctttacatatttatttatatcctcTTGGGCCATCCCACTCCACTCCCACCAATTAACAACCTGCAAATAACCAAAAGAGAAGAAAGGGAAAATAATGGAACAATATGATACATATGAGAAAAATGACTGGCTGGGCATAGATCTTACTCCGCCTGCACCGGCTCCATGCTGGTGACCGCCGCCCGTTGGAAGAccaacatttgtgtgtgtcacTCCGGCAAATGTCGAGGACGGCGCGAGACTGCGCTGACGCGAGCGCTGGACGAGTCATCAGCCGGCGAGTCGGACAACTCTGCTGttcaggcaaaaacaaaaatcagcatGACAGACCGACACTTGTGCATTTCATTGCCATGTGTCGACtttacctgactttttttttttaacccatcttTGACCTGGCTCAATTTCCACCATACAcaactgaaaaaagaaaaaaaaaaactgagttgTGTGCAGGTCACTTGATTTGTCGATGTACTCTTCGTGTTGTCTAGTTCCTCTTGGTTCCAACCGTTTGAACCGGCGCCTCAACAACCTTGAAACACAGAAAAACGTTTCATTTGTGTCGATCAATCCATCATCTGGAGCCTTCCTTCAAACCATGCCTACACTGGACACACCCGCTTCCAAATTGACAACCTCAAACAAAAAGACGGTCTGGATCCAGACAAGCCAAAAAACTGACCATTTCCAACATTCCTTCCCAAAGAGTACTCAAGTCCACAGATACATGTCCAACCaccagcttaaaaaaaacaaaaaaaaacctgtccaTGCCTGCCCTCATTATAattagaggggggggggggggggtggaggtatgggtgggtgggggggttgggtgctgggggtcgggtgtgttcgggggtttgggggtcgggggtggtggggcctgggtcgtggtggatggcgggtttgggtggggtgcgggggggtcgtggggggatgggggctggggaccggtggggcgctgtgggggcccgctgggcctcgttctgcggccttgggctcgggggtgtgggccggggctggggcgggggtgttccgggtgtctgggtcggctcgccgaccggtgtccgctcgggtggcttgggggtggccttggtgctgccgcggcctggggattccgggggggcggggggggggggggggggggggggggtgctcgctttgctggaccgcggttgacggcttctttctttggtggtggtccttatgcatgccagatccgtcgcaccagcatcgactgaaactcaacagaagtaccctctccctcccacagccccttgaatcagttggtgctggtgtctgtggttctcactttgctttatctatccttccctccttcctctctttagtttttcctctggtcacttgagatcttaatttattagaagtatgaggtttctggggttggcataagactccggttttgtaaccacgcaggaggggtcttgttggtgctggacttcactttgatggattggatgtactggcttctattgatctcactctgccttatcgatccttccctccttcctctctttagtttttcctctgggctcttgagatctcgctaaatttgctggaatttagaggcttccggggttggcgtaagactttgattttgtaatcatggggaaggcaggaagtgtttggtcggtgctggatgtcactttgatttacctttcttttctctttatttcttttttttttctgaccttttctctggtctcctgaccatttaaatctcacgactctggcaagattctgaagtacctggttaaggcgaagggtaatgggatatttataaggttttaggtgaatgaatgagtataaatttatacgtatttgcacgcacgcacacgcacgcacgcaaacgcacgcaaacgcacacacgcaaacgcacgcacgcacacaaaaaaaaaaaaaaaaaaaagacctttcaaacaacaacaacaacaacaacaacaactcacgcAAGGCAAAAACTGTCCATGCCTGCCCTTATTACAATTAGACCTTTCAAACAACAACGACAACGACAACGACAACGACAACGACAACTCAAGCAAGGCAAAAACTGTCCATGCCTGCCCTTATTACAATTAGACctttcaaacaacaacaacactcaaCAAGGCAAACCACAAAGCTCTCGACTCTGCCCCCTCCAGTTCACCATTTCCAGGCACCCCTCGGACAGATGATACTTATTTGTGTGCCGCTTGATTCTTCATTTGTGGAACTGCTCCTTTTCGTCACCCCAGCCACATCCACCTCACACCTGcatcaaaaagaaaatatgtaatttatgCCACTTGCGTATTAAATTATGCATTTGTTACCCGTTTCTAGTCTCTATTCATTGGTGCATTTGGTGTTGAACTTGCTCTGGCTCTACTTGGCGTCTCCCATCCCAAGTGGCTTCTTCACActgcaatgacaaaaacaaaaaccagagtgctgcatttttcatttcgGTGTCTGTCGGTTTTATCACCCTCATCTGGTGGATCTTTGTGCTTCTCTCCCGTCCCACTCCAACGCCACCTTGCAACAGAACCCACCAGAACAGATGGGGTACAGTACAATTAGtttcaaaaacaagaaaatggtctattttgtgcatttattaCACTGCTGTGGTTGGACGCAATGGATTCCGGTTCCATCTCCAGCCTGCAAGAaacgaacgtatttgcaaaagCCAACATTTCCAAAATTCCCACAAGGTTGTCGGGCGACATACCCTCACCTCAAGCACCCAAGCGGTCCGGGCAAGAAAAACCCTCCAAAGTCCACTTGGCGAAGAAAGCCGAGATGGAGGAACCAATCCCCTTCCAGGATGCAACAGATGCTGAGTGGGGAACATTCACCACAAGGCTCACTACTCTGCCCCCTCCAGTTCACCATTTCCAGGCACCCCTCGGACAGATGATACTTATTTGTGTGCCGCTTGATTCTTCATTTGTGGAACTGCTCCTTTTCTTCACCCCAGCCACATCCACCTCACACCTGcatcaaaaagaaaatatgtaatttatgCCACTTGCGTATTAAATTTTGCATTTGTTACCCGTTTCCAATCTTCATTCATTGGTGCATTTGGTGTTGAACTTTCTCTGGCTCTACTTGGCGTCTCCCATCCCAGGTGGCTTCTTCACActgcaatgacaaaaacaaaaacctgagtgctgcatttttcatttcgGTGTCTGTCGGTTTTATCACCCTCATCTGGTGGATCTTTGTGCCTCTCTCCCGTCCCACTCCAACGCCACCTTGCAACAGAACCCACCAGAACAGATGGGGTACAGTACAATTAGtttcaaaaacaagaaaatcgtctattttgtgcatttattaCACTGCTGTGGTTGGACGCGACGGATTCCGGCTCCTTCTGCAGCCTGCAAGAAACAAACGCATTTGCATAAGCTGTCGCTTCCAAAATTCCCAAAAGGTTGTCGGGCGACATCCCCTCACCTCAAGCACCCAAGCGGTCCGGGCAAGAAAAACCCTCCAAAGTCCACTTGGCGAAGAAAGCCGAGATGGAGGGACCAATCCCCTTCCAGGATGCAACAGATGCTGAGTGGGGAACATTCAACACAATGTGGTGTTATACAATGTTCACTACAACATGAGACTCCATTCAACGAGTTGAAGCCCTGCAGGTCGACTCCTGGGAGAAGCACTTTTCCCTCCACTCCTGCTCCTGTCAATCAATGCACTGACAGTtagttcatgtacaattaattgtgTGCTGCTCActtcagtgtgtgtgcgtggatcaTTACCTTCGTCCGCTGGCTCCTGCAGGTGCCT
This portion of the Festucalex cinctus isolate MCC-2025b chromosome 19, RoL_Fcin_1.0, whole genome shotgun sequence genome encodes:
- the LOC144007995 gene encoding uncharacterized protein LOC144007995 isoform X2; translation: MLWSVWRHLQEPADEGAGVEGKVLLPGVDLQGFNSLNGVSCCSEHCITPHCVECSPLSICCILEGDWSLHLGFLRQVDFGGFFLPGPLGCLRLQKEPESVASNHSSGVGVGRERGTKIHQMRCEEATWDGRRQVEPEQVQHQMHQ
- the LOC144007995 gene encoding uncharacterized protein LOC144007995 isoform X1 yields the protein MLWSVWRHLQEPADEGAGVEGKVLLPGVDLQGFNSLNGVSCCSEHCITPHCVECSPLSICCILEGDWSLHLGFLRQVDFGGFFLPGPLGCLRLQKEPESVASNHSSGVGVGRERSTKIHQMRVIKPTDTEMKNAALWFLFLSLQCEEATWDGRRQVEPEQVQHQMHQ
- the LOC144007995 gene encoding uncharacterized protein LOC144007995 isoform X3, with the translated sequence MLWSVWRHLQEPADEGAGVEGKVLLPGVDLQGFNSLNGVSCCSEHCITPHCVECSPLSICCILEGDWSLHLGFLRQVDFGGFFLPGPLGCLRLQKEPESVASNHSSGVGVGRERSTKIHQMRCEEATWDGRRQVEPEQVQHQMHQ